Genomic segment of Saprospiraceae bacterium:
GTAATCTTCCCACAAAAGCTGTCAGCCTTTGCATTTAAGTTGCTGTTCATAGTATGGAATTATGCTGAACAATCTTACATAAATATTTTAACTAAAATGCGTGAATTGTGCAACACTTTACTCTAAATGTGTAATGATTTAAGAATCAAATAACTCACCTTTGTTTTGTTGTGAAAATTCATTCACAATTTCAAACATAGTAAAGATGAGTCATCAAAAATTTAAAGTATGTATAGATGCCTGCAATGAGTGTGCAGCTGAATGCGAACATTGTGCAACTTCATGTTCAAACGAAAAAGAGGCTCAAAAACTAGCACAGTGTATTGAGCTTGATCGCTATTGTGCTGACATGTGTCGCACAGCCGCTTCTTTTCTGGCAAGATCAGATGAACATACTATCAACTTTGTAAATAAGTTTTGCAGTTTATGTGCAGAGATATGCAATGCCTGTGCTGTTGAATGCGAAAAATATACACATTTGGAGCATTGTAAAAAATGTGCAGAATCTTGCCGTAAATGTGCTGCTGAATGCATCAAGATGGGTAAAATGGAATTTGCAAATAACTAAAATAATGAACAACCTAAAACATTCAGAGTTGTTTAGGAAGTTTTTTTTAGGTTTTATGATTTTATTTTTGGGTATATTTTCATTATACGGTCAGCAAATGCCGATTATGAAAATGGATGCTTCTACTGCAAAACAAGAAAATATGAAAGATGGGCAACATCTGAAATGATAATAAAATATTTCTAAATGACTACAATCACCTTTCAATATGACCCTGGTTATTTATTAATTATATAGTAATATAGACCTTCGTTTTGACATCTAAAAAGTAACTAATATGAATAAACATTTAATTTGGATGATTATCGGTTGTATAATTCCACTGCTTCTGATTTTTCTTTTACCATTATTTGGAATAACAGGAAACTACCCCTTTTTCATATTTATTCTTGCAATGTTCGCTTGTCATTTATTAATGCCAATGAACCATCGACAACATCAAACGCATTCACAAATCCCTAATAAGGAAAGCCATGAATCACATAAACATTAGAAAATTTGGATTGGCATTTGGCCTAACGGGTGCATTGCTGCACTTTGGTTGTGTATTTGTCATGATGATATTGGGCCATGATAGCACCGTGAAATTTTTCAATACCTTAATTCATGGCTTAGATGTTTCGTCAATAATCAGAATGGAGATTTCACCTGTTGAAGTAATATTAGGTCTTGTGCAAGTATTTATTCTTTGTTGGCTAATAGGTGCTTGCATTGCCTGCATTTACAATGTTTCACTAAATAAATAATTATAAACTCAATACAACTAAACTTTTAAAAATAAACAAATGAAAAATATTCTTTTTGCCTTCTTCCCATTTGCAATGCTGTTTTTATTAACACAATGCAACAATGCCACACCTGATACCCTTTGCAGCAATGCAGAAACACGTGGAAAAATTATTTCAGCTTTAATGAACAATGACTCCTACATGAATGAAGTGATGGATTCCATGCGAACAAAACATCCTGATTTAATTCTATCGACTGCCTTTGTTGTTGTTACTGACAATACGCAAATGCAAGGAAATATGCTAGATAAAATGACTGACATGTGCAAGATGGATTCTTCCATGTGCAAAATGATGATGAGCAAAACAATGGCAATGTGTGATGCAGACCAATCCAAATGTAACATGATGATGGGCTCGATGCAGCCTCATCCGAATGTAATGAAGTCAATGCAAAGTATGTGTGACATGAAAGGAATGAAGATGGAACATAGTAAATAATTGCATTTATACAATTGAATAATATCCATTAACACTTAAATCAAAAAATTATGAATATGTATGAAGGTTATCACTTTTGGGGTATGCACCTTTTTTGGTGGTTCATTTGGGGAATCCTTCTTTTTTGGATTTTCGCAACACCTTACGATGTTCCGGGTCAGCGAAGGAAAAAAGATTCTCCACTTGATATTTTGCAAAAGCGCTTTGCTTCAGGTCAAATCACAATCCAAGAATATAATGAGAAGAAAAATATTCTCAAAAGTGATTTAGTTTAAAGCAACAATTTAGCAATACGGTTTGCAATCAATGCACCATTTGGGCTAATTATAATAAATTACAAAAGCTTCTTAGCTCGCTTTTGATTATATCTGAGTAATATCAAAAGCTATATTAGAAATAGCCTAAGGATATTTAGCGAACTAAGTATGAACTAAAAAAAATGTATATTAACTAATAAAATATTTTTTTAAAACTTGGCAACTATCAGCATAGCTGTAGAGCCGCAAACTATTAAAAATGAAAAAGCTAATGATTTTATTTGCAGCCTTTACTTTAAGTTCAGAGGTATTTGCTCAAGAACACAAAATGGAAAAAATGGATCCTAAAATGGAAAAAATGGATCCAAAGATGGAAAAACCTAAACATAAAAAGGACCATATTATGATGATGGGCGGTAAGATGATGATGATTAAAAAAGGTAAAACAATGGAGATGGACAAAGATATGTCGCTAAGTAATGGTACAAAGGTAAAGACGGACGGAACCATGAAAACAAAAGCTGGTAAAACGATGATGATGAAAGAAGGGGATATGATATACATGAATGGAAAGATGAGAAAGATGAAAATGGATGAACCTATGAAGAAAATGTAAGTAATTTTTTAATCAGTAGCCATTCTTTGTGTTTGATAATAATAAGAATGAAACTTGAATGAGTCGGCTCATAAAAATTCTGTTACAATGAAATTGTCTCCATTAAAATTCAGTGTTGCACTTGGTTTAGCTTTCAGCATCTCATTCATACTTTGCAATATCTTTCTTGTTATGCTCGGCAAGGAGATTACCCTTCAGGTTTTAAATTCTCTCTTTCACGAAATAGATTTCAAACCGCTGCTCATTGATAATGGATTTAGATTCGGTAAACTTTTGCATGGAACGCTGATGCTGTTTGTGGCAGGTACACTCATCGGATTCATAACTGCATTTATTTACAACTTACTCACCAAAATTATAACCACATCTTCAGAAGATGATTCAGAAAAACAACGTGATAAAGTAATAACCATTCATGAAAATGTCGATGACATTCAAATCCGTAAGCAAATCGGCTATAAAAAATAAATAATTCGTAAATTAAAATGAAAATCTTTCTCTCATTAACATCAATCATGCTCCTTGCAGCATGCGGAGTGTACAACAACATTTCTTCGGACTATGACCGTTCCGTTGATTTTACCAAATACAAAACCTTCGCCTGGCTGCCTGATAAGGATTCCACCAACACTCCCACCAACAATCAGATTATCCGCAACAACACCATCAATTATTTTTCGCATTGCATGGGCGAACGTGGCATGAAAGCCAATGTGGATAGTCCTGATGTGTTGCTACAGTTAGTGGTTTATAGTGTAAAAAAAGAATACACCACTACTTCACCTGCATTTTACAACTACCCAAGTTATAACTATTCGAATCCCTACTATTATCCTTATCCCAATTCATACTATTACCGTTCTCATAATTACAGAAATTATTACAATTATAATTCCATTTATTCAGGTAATTATTCCAATACCAATCGCAGTTATACAACTCAAAAAGTTGAATATACGCAAAGCATAATCACCCTCAATGTGATTGACGCAAAACAAAATAAATTAGTTTGGTTGGGCACTGCCGAAGGTGACTTATATGACCCTTCCTATATTGAATACAATCTGCATCCTGCTGTTTATGACATTCTCACCAATTATCCGGTCAATACAATTCGTGAACATAAGAAACCAAAAAGTTAATATATGAAACAGCACAAACATTCAACAGGGCAACAAGAAAGATACGGCCAATCATCTAAAAGCTCGAGGCAGCATGACGATGCCGCTAAGTCCACTTGCTCGATGGACCCTTGTCCAATGGAAGTAAGCGGGCAGACCGGCAAATGTCCAAAATGCGGGATGATGATTGAACCAGGTGCAGAAAAAAAAGAAATGATGAGATGTTAGTAGCTACATTATTCTCCTATGGATAATTTTAATTATATAGCATTAGGTGTTGGCATAGCAGGTAGCATTATTATTATATGGGGTGTTCTTATAACGCTATTCAATTTTTTTATAAATGAAAAAAATAATCTGATAAATAAGAAATTGCCAAACATCAGCGGAACTATAAGGTATCAATTCAGTGGGTACCTGATACTCGGACTTGATTTTATGTTGGCGGCTGACATGATTCATACCATACATAAACCGCAGTTAAATGAGCTGTATGTTTTAGCAATGATTGTAGGGATAAGGTCGGTTATAAGTTTCTTTTTGGTAAAAGAAATGGGAAGCAGCGAATCGAATACATCTATTTTACAAAATGAGGAAAGGCAATAAATATTTAAATCAGTAAGCAAATATCAATTCACAATTTTAAATCAAAAAAAATGACAACAATAACAACATCAGTCAAAAAGGAAAAAACAAATGGAATACCTGCTGCAAATAAAAAAACCGGTACCACAATGAAAGCATTAGTATATCACGGTCCCGGAAAAA
This window contains:
- a CDS encoding SHOCT domain-containing protein, producing MNMYEGYHFWGMHLFWWFIWGILLFWIFATPYDVPGQRRKKDSPLDILQKRFASGQITIQEYNEKKNILKSDLV
- a CDS encoding four-helix bundle copper-binding protein yields the protein MSHQKFKVCIDACNECAAECEHCATSCSNEKEAQKLAQCIELDRYCADMCRTAASFLARSDEHTINFVNKFCSLCAEICNACAVECEKYTHLEHCKKCAESCRKCAAECIKMGKMEFANN
- a CDS encoding DUF1622 domain-containing protein; translated protein: MDNFNYIALGVGIAGSIIIIWGVLITLFNFFINEKNNLINKKLPNISGTIRYQFSGYLILGLDFMLAADMIHTIHKPQLNELYVLAMIVGIRSVISFFLVKEMGSSESNTSILQNEERQ
- a CDS encoding DUF4136 domain-containing protein; the encoded protein is MKIFLSLTSIMLLAACGVYNNISSDYDRSVDFTKYKTFAWLPDKDSTNTPTNNQIIRNNTINYFSHCMGERGMKANVDSPDVLLQLVVYSVKKEYTTTSPAFYNYPSYNYSNPYYYPYPNSYYYRSHNYRNYYNYNSIYSGNYSNTNRSYTTQKVEYTQSIITLNVIDAKQNKLVWLGTAEGDLYDPSYIEYNLHPAVYDILTNYPVNTIREHKKPKS